From one Pseudactinotalea sp. HY158 genomic stretch:
- a CDS encoding amidase → MSELMDLTGRRLAEAIRVGEASAVEATEAALERIERRDGALAAFVRVTPELALAQARAADRLLAAAGDGPVPPLLGVPVPIKDLNMVAGLPMAAGSAALADFVAPVDDGVVTLLREAGTVMVGKTATPELGLPPYTETDIAPPVRNPWDETRSPGGSSGGAAAAVAGGMVPIAQGSDGGGSIRIPAAACGLVGLKPSRGRISTGPNGVDGAALATSGVLTRDVRDTALALDVLARPWPGDDRLLPRPAAGSFLAACDTDPGPLRVGVVLTPFITPDAPVHPEAIRAVEKTIALLEARGHRVEQVGVPFPAEQWQPFKDVWSVMAAQAPIPPEREHLLVPLTRWMRERGRGVGGVAYANAIANGQQLQRQAASAWADVDLVLSPTLAQPAAPIGSIRNDADPARDFEDQCAYTPWTSTWNILGAPAISLPVHRARVGGGEAGPAEPAEPVERAGPVEPAEPAEPAGPMLPFGAMLGARTGREDLLLALAASLEPDFAPGS, encoded by the coding sequence GTGAGCGAACTCATGGATCTCACGGGCCGCCGGCTCGCCGAGGCGATCCGCGTGGGCGAGGCGAGCGCCGTCGAGGCCACCGAGGCGGCCCTCGAGCGGATCGAGCGTAGGGACGGCGCCCTCGCGGCCTTCGTTCGTGTCACGCCCGAGCTCGCGCTCGCCCAGGCGCGTGCGGCCGACCGGCTGCTCGCGGCCGCCGGGGACGGGCCCGTGCCGCCGCTGCTCGGTGTGCCCGTGCCGATCAAGGACCTGAACATGGTCGCCGGGCTGCCGATGGCCGCCGGCAGCGCCGCCCTGGCGGACTTCGTGGCTCCGGTCGACGACGGCGTGGTCACGCTCCTGCGCGAGGCCGGCACGGTCATGGTCGGCAAGACCGCCACCCCCGAGCTCGGGCTGCCGCCGTACACCGAGACCGACATCGCCCCGCCGGTGCGCAACCCGTGGGATGAGACCCGTTCCCCGGGCGGCTCCTCCGGCGGCGCCGCGGCGGCCGTCGCCGGTGGGATGGTGCCGATCGCGCAGGGAAGCGACGGGGGCGGATCGATCCGGATCCCGGCCGCCGCGTGCGGTCTCGTGGGGCTCAAGCCCTCGCGCGGGCGGATCAGCACGGGACCGAACGGGGTGGACGGCGCGGCGCTGGCCACGAGCGGGGTGCTCACCAGGGACGTGCGCGACACCGCGCTCGCGCTCGACGTGCTCGCCCGACCCTGGCCCGGTGACGACCGGCTGCTGCCGCGCCCGGCCGCCGGGTCGTTCCTCGCCGCCTGCGACACCGACCCGGGGCCGCTGCGCGTCGGGGTCGTGCTCACCCCGTTCATCACCCCGGATGCGCCCGTGCACCCCGAGGCGATCCGCGCCGTGGAGAAGACGATCGCGCTCCTCGAGGCCCGGGGTCACCGGGTCGAGCAGGTGGGCGTGCCGTTCCCGGCGGAGCAGTGGCAGCCCTTCAAGGACGTCTGGTCGGTCATGGCCGCGCAGGCCCCCATCCCGCCCGAGCGGGAGCACCTGCTCGTGCCGCTGACGCGGTGGATGCGTGAGCGGGGCCGTGGCGTCGGCGGCGTCGCCTACGCGAACGCGATCGCGAACGGCCAGCAGCTCCAGCGGCAGGCGGCCTCCGCCTGGGCGGACGTCGACCTCGTGCTCTCACCCACGCTCGCCCAGCCGGCCGCGCCGATCGGCTCGATCCGCAACGACGCCGATCCGGCCCGGGACTTCGAGGACCAGTGCGCCTACACCCCGTGGACCTCGACCTGGAACATCCTCGGCGCCCCGGCGATCTCCCTGCCCGTGCACCGGGCCCGGGTCGGCGGCGGTGAGGCCGGCCCTGCTGAACCTGCCGAACCTGTCGAACGTGCCGGCCCTGTCGAACCTGCCGAACCTGCCGAACCCGCCGGGCCGATGCTCCCGTTCGGCGCCATGCTCGGCGCCCGCACGGGCCGGGAGGATCTCCTGCTCGCGCTCGCGGCGAGCCTCGAACCGGATTTCGCTCCCGGTTCTTAA
- a CDS encoding IS110 family transposase — MKSANTPTHEQTLCLPEEPPGDVTAGLDWARDDHAVSVVDHRGREIDRCMIEHTAEGLRALLTFLARNNATEVAIERPDGPVIDTLLDAGITVVVISPNQVKNIRRRYGSSGNKDDRFDAFVLADTLRTDRARLRPLVPDRDDTIALRRACRARKDLIAHRIATGNQLRAHLRNALPATIGLFKDIDSDIALSFLERFDTQDKLDWLTPTRLGTWLRKQGYSGRTSSTVLHTKILAAPRGPEGDFATALATITASHVAVLRTLQAQTRTLEKHIDQQLTTHPDAHIFTSLPRSGRVRAARLLAEIGDCRSRFPTPEALICLAGAAPSTRQSGRIRVVGFRWSCDKQLRDAVTDFAADSIKANPWAAHLYQQARTRGHDHPHAVRILARAWLTIIWHCWQDHVPYNPSKHRALQPYLTPENKAA, encoded by the coding sequence ATGAAGTCTGCCAACACACCCACCCATGAACAAACCCTGTGCCTGCCCGAGGAACCTCCCGGCGACGTGACCGCCGGTCTGGACTGGGCCCGTGACGACCACGCGGTCAGCGTGGTAGATCATCGCGGCCGTGAAATCGACCGATGCATGATCGAACACACCGCGGAGGGGCTGCGCGCCCTGCTCACCTTCCTGGCCCGCAACAACGCCACCGAAGTCGCGATCGAACGCCCCGACGGACCCGTGATCGACACGCTGCTGGACGCCGGCATCACCGTGGTCGTGATCAGCCCGAACCAAGTCAAGAACATCCGACGCCGATACGGCTCCTCCGGCAACAAGGACGACCGGTTCGACGCGTTCGTCCTCGCCGACACGCTCCGCACCGACCGGGCACGACTGCGCCCGCTCGTCCCGGACCGAGACGACACGATAGCTCTGCGCCGGGCATGCCGTGCACGCAAGGACCTCATCGCCCACCGCATCGCGACCGGAAACCAGCTGCGCGCGCACCTGCGCAACGCACTGCCCGCCACAATCGGACTGTTCAAGGACATCGACTCCGACATAGCTCTGTCGTTCCTGGAACGCTTCGACACCCAAGACAAGCTGGACTGGCTCACCCCCACCAGACTCGGCACCTGGCTGCGCAAACAGGGATACTCCGGACGCACCAGCTCCACCGTGCTGCACACGAAGATCCTCGCCGCACCCCGCGGACCCGAAGGTGACTTCGCCACAGCCCTGGCCACGATCACCGCCAGCCACGTCGCCGTCCTGCGCACCCTCCAGGCCCAGACCCGCACCCTGGAGAAGCACATCGATCAGCAGCTGACCACCCACCCCGACGCGCACATCTTCACCAGCCTGCCCCGATCCGGGCGCGTCCGCGCCGCCCGACTGCTCGCCGAGATCGGCGACTGCCGCTCCCGATTCCCCACCCCCGAAGCACTCATCTGCCTCGCCGGAGCAGCACCATCGACCCGCCAATCCGGGAGGATCCGCGTCGTCGGATTCCGTTGGTCCTGCGACAAACAACTCCGCGACGCCGTCACCGACTTCGCCGCCGACAGCATCAAAGCCAACCCATGGGCCGCGCACCTCTACCAACAAGCCAGAACCAGAGGCCACGACCACCCCCACGCCGTCCGAATCCTCGCCCGAGCATGGCTCACCATCATCTGGCACTGCTGGCAAGACCACGTCCCATACAACCCCAGCAAACACCGAGCACTCCAGCCCTACCTCACCCCCGAAAACAAGGCGGCTTGA
- a CDS encoding LPXTG cell wall anchor domain-containing protein, protein MNAEPAYAADPLVCDGSTVYVQDDFGNVRAFDTTASTLGAAAVITGQKNNGLGVSAEGRYVYTADNVPAGTAKGLRVHDQVTGTTLIPDVTLTDGADARYLIRGGVNPQTGIYYYTDTPGVGGGPVFLGAYDPSTGASFQAGWITGMNGANGDLAFTSSGQLIIVADRNIYRVNGAMPTAAGTGNLSTTFLADLPEGTEGNGIAFGAQGNLFISTSSKIYEVNPATGVQVDSTDMPTGFSPTDMASCSSPSMLTLQKNIDGDRQNPGDQFELSASGQPYLPSDSTATTTGDSPGIQAETVGAFFAQPGDEFTLSEAAAGGADLAGYISTISCVDAATEGTVSTSGEAPSWTVTQPSALAGADVVCTITNEAHAPSIALTKTVSDGGALVVGDTVTYTFAAENTGNVLLTGVDISDPLPGLSTLTYSDWPGAPGELAPGETVTATATLIVTQEHVDAGSIDNTATVVGTPPSGPDVDDTDTASVPLDQQPAITLIKSGETTDGNGVGDVVTYSFTATNAGNVTLTDVAITDPLAGLSELSYDWSAATGEGVLAPGESVSATATYTLTQADVDAGSVVNVATAAGTPPPTFDPEDPGTPIPSDPVEDEDPATVPTTDPAPAITLVKDADLAGQGNVGDVVTYSFTATNAGNVTLTDVAITDPLAGLSELAYDWSAATGEGVLAPGESVTATATYTLTQADVDAGSVHNVASATGTPPGSDEPLPPVEDEVTVPTVDPAPAITLVKSGETTDGNGVGDVVTYSFTATNSGNVTLSDVAITDPLAGLSELSYDWSAATGEGVLAPGESVTATATYTLTQADVDAGSVVNVATAAGTPPPTLDPEDPGTPIPSDPVEDEDPATVPTTDPAPAITLVKDADLAGQGNVGDVVTYSFTATNAGNVTLTDVVITDPLAGLSELAYDWSAATGEGVLAPGESVTATATYTLTQADVDAGSVHNVASATGTPPGSDEPLPPVEDEVTVPTVDPAPAITLVKSGETTDGNGVGDVVTYSFTATNAGNVTLSDVAITDPLAGLSELSYDWSAATGEGVLAPGESVTATATYTLTQADVDAGSVVNVATAAGTPPPTFDPEDPETPIPSDPVEDEDPATVPTVDPAPAITLVKSGETTDGNGVGDVVTYSFTATNAGNVTLTDVAITDPLAGLSELTYDWSAATGEGVLAPGESVTATATYTLTQADVDAGSVVNVASAAGTPPPTFDPEDPGTPIPSDPVEDEDPATVPTTDPAPAITLVKDADLAGQGNVGDVVTYSFTATNSGNVTLTDVVITDPLAGLSELSYDWSAATGEGVLAPGESVTATATYTLTQADVDAGSVHNVASATGTPPGSDEPLPPVEDEVTVPTVDPAPAITLVKDADLAGQGNVGDVITYSFTATNAGNVTLSDVQISDPLAGLSELTYDWSAATGEGVLAPGESVTATATYTLTQADVDAGSVVNLATAAGTPPPTFDPEDPGTPIPSDPVEDEDPATVPTVDPAPAITLVKSGETTDGNGVGDVVTYSFTATNAGNVTLTDVAITDPLAGLSELTYDWSAATGEGVLAPGESVTATATYTLTQADVDAGSVVNLATAAGTPPPTFDPEDPGTPIPSDPVEDEDPATVPTVDPAPAITLVKSGETTDGNGVGDVVTYSFTATNSGNVTLSDVAISDPLAGLSELSYDWSAATGEGVLAPGESVTATATYTLTQADVDAGSVVNVATAAGTPPPTFDPEDPGTPIPSDPVEDEDPATVPTVDPAPAITLVKSGETTDGNGVGDVVTYSFTATNSGNVTLTDVAITDPLAGLSELTYDWSAATGEGVLAPGESVTATATYTLTQADVDAGSVVNVATAAGTPPPTFDPEDPGTPIPSDPVEDEDPATVPTTDPAPAITLVKDADLAGQGNVGDVVTYSFTASNAGNVTLTDVVITDPLAGLSELSYDWSAVTGEGVLAPGESVTATATYTLTQADVDAGSVVNVATAAGTPPPTFDPEDPGTPIPSDPVEDEDPATVPTTDPAPAITLVKDADLAGEGNVGDVVTYSFTATNAGNVTLSDVAITDPLAGLSELSYDWSAATGEGVLAPGESVTATATYTLTQADMDAGSVHNVASATGTPPTVDPENPPAPLPPVEDEVTVPTVDPASAITLVKDADLAGEGNVGDVVTYSFTATNSGNVTLSDVQISDPLAGLSELSYDWSAATGEGVLAPGESVTATATYTLTEADVLSGTVVNHATVTGTPPSGDVVDAADSATVTTGTLPSTGVNEGALQLGVSALALLILGAGIVTIRRRRVSA, encoded by the coding sequence ATGAATGCGGAGCCGGCGTATGCCGCGGATCCGCTGGTCTGCGACGGCTCGACCGTCTATGTGCAGGACGACTTCGGGAACGTCCGGGCGTTCGACACGACGGCCAGCACCCTCGGCGCGGCCGCCGTCATCACCGGTCAGAAGAACAACGGCCTGGGGGTCTCCGCCGAGGGGCGCTACGTCTATACGGCCGACAATGTCCCCGCGGGAACCGCCAAGGGTCTGCGCGTCCACGACCAGGTCACGGGGACCACTCTCATTCCGGATGTGACGCTCACGGACGGCGCCGACGCGCGCTATCTGATCCGGGGAGGCGTCAACCCCCAGACGGGCATCTACTACTACACCGATACGCCGGGCGTGGGCGGTGGGCCGGTGTTCCTCGGGGCCTATGACCCGAGCACCGGCGCAAGCTTCCAGGCCGGCTGGATCACCGGAATGAACGGTGCGAACGGTGACCTCGCCTTCACCTCGAGCGGCCAGCTCATCATCGTCGCCGATCGCAATATCTATCGCGTCAACGGCGCCATGCCCACGGCCGCCGGGACCGGCAACCTGAGCACCACGTTCCTCGCGGATCTCCCGGAAGGCACGGAGGGCAACGGGATCGCGTTCGGCGCCCAGGGAAACCTGTTCATCTCGACGTCATCGAAGATCTACGAGGTCAACCCGGCAACCGGCGTGCAGGTCGATTCGACAGACATGCCGACCGGTTTCAGCCCCACGGACATGGCCAGCTGCTCGTCGCCGAGCATGCTCACCCTGCAGAAGAACATCGACGGGGACCGCCAGAACCCGGGGGACCAGTTCGAGTTGAGCGCGAGTGGTCAGCCGTATCTGCCGAGCGATTCCACGGCGACCACCACGGGTGATTCGCCCGGGATTCAGGCCGAGACCGTCGGCGCGTTCTTCGCTCAGCCCGGAGACGAGTTCACGCTCTCCGAAGCGGCCGCCGGCGGCGCCGACCTCGCCGGTTACATCAGCACGATCTCCTGTGTCGACGCAGCCACCGAAGGCACGGTGAGCACGAGCGGCGAGGCGCCGTCCTGGACCGTCACCCAACCCTCCGCGCTGGCCGGTGCCGACGTCGTGTGCACGATCACCAACGAGGCGCACGCGCCGTCGATCGCGCTGACGAAGACCGTCTCCGACGGTGGCGCGCTCGTCGTCGGGGACACGGTCACCTACACTTTCGCCGCCGAGAACACGGGCAACGTGCTCCTCACCGGGGTCGACATCAGCGACCCGTTGCCGGGGCTGTCGACCCTCACCTATTCCGACTGGCCGGGCGCGCCCGGTGAGCTGGCGCCGGGGGAGACGGTGACGGCGACGGCGACCTTGATCGTCACCCAGGAACACGTCGATGCGGGATCGATCGACAACACCGCCACGGTCGTCGGCACGCCGCCGTCCGGACCCGACGTGGACGACACGGACACGGCCTCCGTCCCCCTCGACCAGCAGCCGGCGATCACGCTGATCAAGTCGGGTGAGACCACCGATGGGAATGGCGTCGGCGACGTCGTCACCTACTCCTTCACCGCGACGAATGCGGGGAACGTGACCCTGACCGACGTCGCGATCACGGATCCGTTGGCGGGTCTGTCGGAGCTGTCCTATGACTGGTCGGCCGCGACCGGTGAGGGTGTGTTGGCTCCGGGTGAGTCCGTCAGCGCGACGGCGACGTACACGCTGACGCAGGCGGATGTGGATGCGGGCAGTGTCGTGAACGTGGCGACGGCTGCGGGTACGCCGCCGCCGACGTTCGATCCGGAGGATCCGGGCACGCCGATTCCCTCCGATCCGGTCGAGGACGAGGACCCGGCCACGGTTCCCACGACGGATCCGGCGCCGGCGATCACGCTGGTCAAGGACGCCGACCTCGCGGGCCAGGGCAACGTGGGCGACGTCGTCACCTACTCCTTCACCGCGACGAATGCGGGGAACGTGACCCTGACCGACGTGGCGATCACGGATCCGTTGGCGGGCCTGTCCGAGCTCGCCTATGACTGGTCGGCCGCGACCGGTGAGGGTGTGCTGGCTCCGGGTGAGTCGGTCACCGCGACGGCGACGTACACGTTGACGCAGGCGGATGTGGATGCGGGCAGCGTGCACAACGTCGCCTCGGCCACGGGCACTCCGCCGGGTAGCGATGAGCCGCTTCCTCCGGTCGAGGACGAGGTCACGGTTCCCACGGTCGACCCGGCCCCGGCGATCACGCTGGTGAAGTCGGGTGAGACCACCGATGGGAATGGCGTCGGCGATGTCGTGACGTATTCGTTCACCGCGACGAACAGCGGGAACGTGACCCTGTCGGATGTGGCGATCACGGATCCGTTGGCGGGTCTGTCGGAGCTGTCCTATGACTGGTCCGCTGCGACCGGTGAGGGCGTGCTGGCACCGGGCGAGTCCGTCACGGCCACCGCGACGTACACGCTGACGCAGGCGGATGTGGATGCGGGCAGTGTCGTGAACGTGGCGACGGCCGCGGGTACGCCGCCGCCGACGCTCGATCCGGAGGACCCGGGCACGCCGATTCCCTCCGATCCGGTCGAGGACGAGGACCCGGCCACGGTTCCCACGACGGATCCGGCGCCGGCGATCACGCTGGTCAAGGACGCCGACCTCGCGGGCCAGGGCAACGTGGGCGACGTCGTCACCTACTCCTTCACCGCGACGAATGCGGGGAACGTGACCCTGACCGACGTCGTGATCACGGATCCGCTGGCGGGTCTGTCCGAGCTCGCCTATGACTGGTCGGCCGCGACCGGTGAGGGTGTGCTGGCTCCGGGTGAGTCGGTCACCGCGACGGCGACGTACACGTTGACGCAGGCGGATGTGGATGCGGGCAGCGTGCACAACGTCGCCTCGGCCACGGGCACCCCGCCGGGTAGCGATGAGCCGCTTCCTCCCGTCGAGGACGAGGTCACGGTTCCCACGGTCGACCCGGCGCCGGCGATCACGCTGGTGAAGTCGGGTGAGACCACCGATGGGAATGGCGTCGGCGATGTCGTGACGTATTCGTTCACCGCGACGAATGCCGGGAATGTCACGCTCTCGGATGTGGCGATCACGGATCCGTTGGCGGGTCTGTCGGAGCTGTCCTATGACTGGTCGGCCGCGACGGGCGAGGGTGTGTTGGCTCCGGGTGAGTCGGTCACGGCCACCGCGACCTACACGCTCACGCAGGCGGATGTGGATGCGGGCAGTGTCGTGAACGTGGCGACGGCCGCGGGTACGCCGCCGCCGACGTTCGATCCGGAGGACCCGGAGACGCCGATTCCCTCCGATCCGGTCGAGGACGAGGACCCGGCCACGGTTCCCACGGTCGACCCGGCCCCGGCGATCACGCTGGTCAAGTCGGGTGAGACCACCGATGGGAATGGCGTCGGCGATGTCGTGACGTATTCGTTCACCGCGACGAATGCCGGGAACGTGACCCTGACCGACGTCGCGATCACGGATCCGCTGGCGGGCCTGTCGGAGCTGACCTATGACTGGTCGGCCGCGACCGGTGAGGGTGTGCTGGCTCCGGGTGAGTCGGTCACGGCGACGGCGACGTACACGCTGACGCAGGCGGATGTGGATGCGGGCAGTGTCGTGAACGTGGCCTCGGCCGCGGGTACGCCGCCGCCGACGTTCGATCCGGAGGATCCGGGCACGCCGATTCCCTCCGATCCGGTCGAGGACGAGGACCCGGCCACGGTTCCCACGACGGATCCGGCGCCGGCGATCACGCTGGTCAAGGACGCCGACCTCGCGGGCCAGGGCAACGTGGGCGACGTCGTCACCTACTCCTTCACCGCGACGAACAGCGGGAACGTGACCCTGACTGACGTCGTGATCACGGATCCGTTGGCGGGCCTGTCGGAGCTGTCCTATGACTGGTCGGCCGCGACCGGCGAGGGTGTGCTGGCTCCGGGTGAGTCCGTCACCGCGACGGCGACGTACACGCTGACGCAGGCGGATGTGGATGCGGGCAGCGTGCACAACGTCGCCTCGGCCACGGGCACTCCGCCGGGTAGCGATGAGCCGCTTCCTCCGGTCGAGGACGAGGTCACGGTTCCCACGGTCGACCCGGCCCCGGCGATCACGCTGGTCAAGGACGCCGACCTCGCGGGCCAGGGCAACGTGGGTGACGTCATCACCTACTCCTTCACCGCGACGAATGCCGGGAACGTGACCCTGTCGGATGTGCAGATCAGCGATCCGCTGGCGGGCCTGTCCGAGCTGACCTATGACTGGTCCGCCGCGACCGGCGAGGGCGTGCTGGCACCGGGCGAGTCCGTCACCGCGACGGCGACCTACACGCTCACGCAGGCGGATGTGGATGCGGGCAGTGTCGTGAACCTGGCGACGGCCGCGGGTACGCCGCCGCCGACGTTCGATCCGGAGGACCCGGGCACGCCGATTCCCTCCGATCCGGTCGAGGACGAGGACCCGGCCACGGTTCCCACGGTCGACCCGGCCCCGGCGATCACGCTGGTCAAGTCGGGTGAGACCACCGACGGGAATGGCGTCGGCGATGTCGTCACCTACTCCTTCACCGCGACGAATGCGGGGAACGTGACCCTGACCGACGTCGCGATCACGGATCCGCTGGCGGGCCTGTCCGAGCTGACCTATGACTGGTCCGCCGCGACCGGCGAGGGCGTGCTGGCACCGGGCGAGTCGGTCACCGCGACGGCGACGTACACGCTCACGCAGGCGGATGTGGATGCGGGCAGTGTCGTGAACCTGGCGACGGCCGCGGGTACGCCGCCGCCGACGTTCGATCCGGAGGACCCGGGCACGCCGATTCCCTCCGATCCGGTCGAGGACGAGGACCCGGCCACGGTTCCCACGGTCGACCCGGCCCCGGCGATCACGCTGGTGAAGTCGGGTGAGACCACCGACGGGAATGGCGTCGGCGATGTCGTGACGTATTCGTTCACCGCGACGAACAGCGGGAACGTCACGCTCTCGGATGTGGCGATCAGCGATCCGTTGGCGGGTCTGTCGGAGCTGTCCTATGACTGGTCGGCCGCGACCGGTGAGGGTGTGCTGGCTCCGGGTGAGTCGGTCACCGCGACGGCGACCTACACGCTCACGCAGGCGGATGTGGATGCGGGCAGTGTCGTGAACGTGGCGACGGCCGCGGGGACGCCGCCGCCGACGTTCGATCCGGAGGACCCGGGCACGCCGATTCCCTCCGATCCGGTCGAGGACGAGGACCCGGCCACGGTTCCCACGGTCGACCCGGCCCCGGCGATCACGCTGGTCAAGTCGGGCGAGACCACCGATGGGAATGGCGTCGGCGATGTCGTCACCTACTCCTTCACCGCGACGAACAGCGGGAACGTGACCCTGACCGACGTCGCGATCACGGATCCGCTGGCGGGCCTGTCCGAGCTGACCTATGACTGGTCGGCCGCGACCGGTGAGGGTGTGCTGGCTCCGGGTGAGTCGGTCACCGCGACGGCGACGTACACGCTGACGCAGGCGGATGTGGATGCGGGCAGTGTCGTGAACGTGGCGACGGCCGCGGGTACGCCGCCGCCGACGTTCGATCCGGAGGATCCGGGCACGCCGATTCCCTCCGATCCGGTCGAGGATGAGGACCCGGCCACGGTTCCGACCACGGATCCGGCGCCGGCGATCACGCTGGTCAAGGACGCCGACCTCGCGGGCCAGGGCAACGTGGGCGACGTCGTCACCTACTCCTTCACCGCGTCGAATGCGGGGAACGTGACTCTGACCGACGTCGTGATTACGGATCCGTTGGCGGGTCTGTCGGAGCTGTCCTATGACTGGTCGGCTGTGACCGGTGAGGGTGTGTTGGCTCCGGGTGAGTCGGTCACGGCGACGGCGACGTACACGTTGACGCAGGCGGATGTGGATGCGGGCAGTGTCGTGAACGTGGCGACGGCTGCGGGTACGCCGCCGCCGACGTTCGATCCGGAGGATCCGGGCACGCCGATTCCCTCCGATCCGGTCGAGGACGAGGACCCGGCCACGGTTCCGACCACGGATCCGGCGCCGGCGATCACGCTGGTCAAGGACGCCGACCTCGCGGGTGAGGGCAACGTGGGCGACGTCGTCACCTACTCCTTCACCGCGACGAATGCCGGGAATGTCACGCTCTCGGATGTGGCGATCACGGATCCGTTGGCGGGTCTGTCGGAGCTGTCCTATGACTGGTCGGCCGCGACCGGTGAGGGTGTGTTGGCGCCTGGTGAGTCGGTCACCGCGACGGCGACGTACACGTTGACGCAGGCGGATATGGATGCGGGCAGCGTGCACAACGTCGCCTCGGCCACGGGCACTCCGCCGACGGTCGATCCGGAGAATCCGCCGGCGCCGCTTCCTCCCGTCGAGGACGAGGTCACGGTTCCCACGGTCGACCCGGCGTCGGCGATCACGCTGGTCAAGGACGCCGACCTCGCGGGTGAGGGCAACGTGGGTGATGTCGTCACCTACTCCTTCACCGCGACGAACAGCGGGAACGTCACGCTCTCGGATGTGCAGATCAGCGATCCGTTGGCGGGCCTGTCCGAGCTGTCCTATGACTGGTCGGCTGCGACCGGTGAGGGTGTGCTGGCTCCGGGCGAGTCCGTCACGGCCACGGCGACCTACACGCTGACGGAGGCCGACGTGCTCTCCGGTACGGTCGTCAATCACGCGACCGTCACGGGCACTCCGCCCTCGGGCGATGTGGTCGACGCCGCGGACAGTGCAACCGTCACGACGGGCACGCTGCCGTCGACGGGAGTGAATGAGGGCGCCCTCCAGCTGGGAGTCTCGGCGTTGGCCCTGCTGATCCTGGGTGCCGGCATCGTCACGATCCGCAGAAGGCGGGTGTCGGCGTGA
- a CDS encoding dodecin family protein — MAVSVARVTTITVRSDVGFDDAIREGVERAAETLRNISGAWVKEQKVELVDGIVTTYHVVLEVTFILDD; from the coding sequence ATGGCCGTCTCCGTCGCCCGCGTCACCACGATCACCGTCCGTTCCGACGTCGGCTTCGACGACGCGATCCGCGAAGGGGTCGAACGCGCCGCCGAGACCCTCCGGAACATCTCCGGCGCCTGGGTCAAGGAGCAGAAGGTCGAACTCGTCGACGGCATCGTCACCACCTATCACGTGGTTCTCGAGGTCACGTTCATCCTCGACGATTGA
- a CDS encoding glycoside hydrolase family 125 protein, translating to MHIEGDLARELDRAAGRIEQAWPDAPRLGAEIAARFSTYTRDTVERTMTAGDSGRVFVITGDIPAMWLRDSSAQLWPLLPFMAASAQARELVQGVLRSQFAFICHDPYANAFNDGPTGAAYHPGDLDSDPHLWERKYEIDSLAFPVDLAHRTWHLIGHVIRPSEFFTPTLHEAILAIVRTWRLEQRHDASAYRFVRAGMPPTETLARDGRGTPVAHTGMTWQGFRPSDDACTYGYNIPAQLFAARALRQIADLAVLGFSDSALAAEAQHLRLEILDGVARHGLYEGAELSPGRVTDGRIHGEPGAHLVYEVDGLGGALFMDDANLPSLLGLPLLGDLRVSDPIYQNTRRRVLSTANPHFVSGPAAAGVGSPHTPPGHVWPIALAVQGLTTTDQAEKRRLLHLLIDTDGGTGWMHESFDAGDPSTFTREWFSWANMMFCELALDAAGLL from the coding sequence GTGCACATCGAAGGAGACCTCGCCCGCGAACTGGATCGCGCGGCCGGTCGGATCGAGCAGGCATGGCCGGACGCCCCGCGGCTCGGCGCGGAGATCGCCGCCCGGTTCAGCACCTACACGCGCGACACGGTCGAACGCACGATGACCGCCGGCGACTCGGGCCGCGTCTTCGTGATCACGGGCGACATCCCGGCGATGTGGCTGCGCGACTCGAGCGCCCAACTGTGGCCGCTGCTGCCGTTCATGGCCGCGAGCGCCCAGGCCCGCGAACTCGTGCAGGGGGTGCTGCGCAGCCAGTTCGCGTTCATCTGCCACGACCCGTACGCGAACGCGTTCAACGACGGCCCCACCGGCGCCGCCTATCACCCCGGCGACCTCGACTCCGATCCGCACCTGTGGGAGCGCAAGTACGAGATCGACTCCCTCGCGTTCCCGGTCGACCTGGCCCACCGCACCTGGCACCTCATCGGGCACGTGATCCGGCCGTCGGAGTTCTTCACCCCGACCCTGCACGAGGCGATCCTCGCGATCGTGCGCACGTGGCGCCTGGAGCAGCGCCACGACGCCTCCGCGTACCGATTCGTGCGCGCCGGAATGCCCCCGACCGAGACCCTCGCCCGGGACGGTCGCGGCACCCCGGTCGCCCACACCGGCATGACCTGGCAGGGTTTCCGGCCCTCCGACGACGCCTGCACCTACGGCTACAACATCCCCGCCCAGCTCTTCGCCGCCCGCGCGCTGCGCCAGATCGCGGATCTGGCCGTGCTCGGCTTCTCCGATTCGGCGCTCGCGGCCGAGGCGCAGCACCTTCGTCTCGAGATTCTGGACGGCGTCGCTCGCCACGGCCTGTACGAGGGGGCCGAGCTCAGCCCGGGCCGCGTGACGGACGGCCGGATCCACGGCGAGCCCGGGGCCCACCTCGTGTACGAGGTCGACGGTCTCGGCGGCGCGCTGTTCATGGACGACGCGAACCTGCCCAGCCTGCTCGGCCTGCCGCTGCTCGGCGACCTGCGGGTGAGCGACCCGATCTACCAGAACACCCGCCGCCGGGTGCTGTCCACGGCCAACCCGCACTTCGTCTCCGGGCCCGCCGCGGCCGGCGTCGGCAGCCCGCACACCCCGCCTGGGCACGTGTGGCCGATCGCGCTCGCGGTGCAGGGGCTGACCACGACCGACCAGGCCGAGAAGCGGCGGCTGCTGCACCTGCTCATCGACACCGACGGCGGCACGGGCTGGATGCACGAGAGCTTCGACGCCGGGGACCCGTCGACGTTCACCCGCGAGTGGTTCTCCTGGGCGAACATGATGTTCTGCGAGCTGGCGCTCGACGCCGCCGGCCTCCTGTAG